In Wenyingzhuangia fucanilytica, the following are encoded in one genomic region:
- a CDS encoding efflux RND transporter periplasmic adaptor subunit — MKKMNLNILTTLGVSALMLVSCQDKSQSKQATTAPPPSIPVTTIEQKTVTGYTEYPTTIEGVINSDVRSKTSGYIEKVYVDEGEKVSKGQVLFELETQSLSQDASAAKARINLAQVEVDKLIPLVEKKIISPVQLETAKANLEQAKANYSSVSANISYATIKSPIDGYVGAINFRQGALISPSDATPLTTVSEIDRVYAFFSFNEAQYLDHLQRYEGKTKEERIKNSPDLTLILANGKEYSEKGRIETSTGQINQSTGTIKIRAAFNNPNELLTNGNSGKIRLPIAYKDAIVVPQSATFEQQKDVLIYTLNKENKVKATLIEIEGVVNHLYVVKSGLKIGDKIVISGVSKLRNGVTISPQETSFKESTQPIATLFKN; from the coding sequence ATGAAAAAGATGAATTTAAATATATTAACAACACTAGGTGTTTCTGCCTTAATGTTAGTGAGCTGTCAAGATAAAAGTCAATCTAAACAAGCAACCACAGCTCCTCCTCCTTCAATTCCCGTAACAACAATTGAACAAAAAACGGTTACAGGGTATACAGAATATCCTACTACTATAGAAGGGGTTATAAATAGTGATGTAAGATCAAAAACATCTGGATATATAGAAAAAGTATATGTAGATGAGGGCGAAAAAGTTAGTAAGGGACAAGTTCTTTTTGAGTTAGAAACACAATCTTTAAGTCAAGATGCAAGTGCAGCAAAAGCTCGTATCAATTTGGCTCAAGTAGAAGTAGATAAATTGATTCCTTTGGTGGAAAAAAAGATTATCAGTCCTGTGCAATTAGAAACAGCAAAAGCTAATTTAGAACAAGCAAAGGCAAATTACAGTAGTGTATCTGCAAATATTAGTTATGCAACTATCAAAAGTCCAATAGATGGTTATGTTGGTGCCATCAACTTTAGACAAGGAGCTTTAATTAGCCCTAGTGATGCTACACCTTTAACCACTGTAAGCGAAATAGACAGAGTATATGCATTTTTTAGTTTTAATGAGGCTCAGTATTTAGATCACTTACAGAGATATGAAGGAAAAACAAAAGAAGAACGCATAAAAAACTCTCCGGACCTAACCTTAATTTTAGCAAACGGTAAAGAGTATTCCGAAAAAGGACGTATTGAAACTAGTACTGGACAAATAAATCAAAGTACAGGAACCATAAAAATTAGAGCAGCATTTAACAATCCTAATGAATTGTTAACCAATGGGAACAGTGGAAAGATTAGACTGCCTATAGCATATAAAGATGCTATTGTAGTGCCACAATCTGCTACTTTTGAACAACAAAAGGATGTTCTTATTTACACCTTAAACAAAGAGAACAAAGTAAAAGCCACACTAATAGAGATTGAAGGAGTTGTAAATCATTTATACGTAGTAAAATCGGGGCTTAAGATAGGTGATAAAATCGTAATTTCTGGAGTTAGTAAATTAAGAAATGGAGTTACCATTTCACCACAAGAAACTTCTTTTAAAGAGTCTACACAACCTATTGCTACTTTATTTAAAAATTAA
- a CDS encoding TetR/AcrR family transcriptional regulator, whose translation MEGLTKSEIKRNALVQATIHLVNNNGFHATPMSKIAKMAGVSPGTIYLYFENKQDLINKVYLEVKVAFTNYAFQNYDEKMSVKRGFEVIWKQIADFKLKEVEEARFLSQCDNTPMIDEESRNEGIKHLQPLLDLWDRGQKEGIIKKGSHYLLYAYTIYPLAFLMNAQCKNEIKITQEQIQNAYVMAWDSIKK comes from the coding sequence ATGGAAGGTTTAACTAAGAGTGAAATTAAAAGAAATGCATTGGTACAAGCAACTATTCATTTGGTAAACAACAATGGATTTCATGCTACTCCAATGTCTAAAATAGCCAAAATGGCGGGTGTGTCCCCAGGAACTATATACCTGTATTTTGAAAACAAACAAGATTTAATTAATAAGGTCTACTTAGAGGTTAAAGTTGCTTTTACAAATTATGCTTTTCAGAACTATGATGAGAAAATGTCTGTTAAAAGAGGCTTTGAAGTGATTTGGAAACAAATTGCAGATTTTAAATTAAAGGAAGTAGAAGAAGCTAGATTTTTAAGTCAGTGTGATAATACGCCTATGATAGATGAAGAAAGCAGAAACGAAGGAATAAAACATTTACAACCCCTACTCGATTTATGGGATAGAGGTCAAAAAGAAGGAATTATTAAAAAAGGCTCTCATTATTTGTTATATGCTTATACCATATATCCGTTAGCCTTTTTAATGAATGCTCAATGTAAAAACGAAATAAAAATTACCCAAGAACAAATACAAAACGCATATGTAATGGCTTGGGACAGTATTAAAAAATAA
- a CDS encoding NAD(P)H-dependent oxidoreductase — translation MELLDKLNWRYAAKAMNGKVVPQEKIDHILEAARLAPTSSGLQPFEILVVKNQEIKEKIKPVAWNQSVVTDCSHLLVFAAWDTYTEERINYMFDLTNEIRGFKNEGWENYRQMLLSAYPQKDAEVNFTHAAKQAYIAFGLAIAAAAYEGVDATPMEGFDADAVDEILGLRAKGLRSAILLPIGYRDAENDWLAPLVKVRKSTDDLVTVIE, via the coding sequence ATGGAATTATTAGACAAGTTAAATTGGAGATATGCAGCTAAAGCCATGAATGGTAAAGTAGTACCTCAAGAAAAAATAGATCATATTTTAGAAGCTGCAAGATTAGCTCCTACCTCAAGTGGTTTACAACCTTTTGAAATATTAGTGGTTAAAAATCAAGAAATTAAAGAAAAAATAAAACCTGTAGCATGGAATCAATCAGTAGTAACAGATTGTTCTCATTTATTAGTATTTGCTGCATGGGATACCTATACAGAAGAAAGAATCAATTATATGTTTGATTTAACCAACGAGATACGAGGTTTTAAAAACGAAGGTTGGGAAAACTACAGACAAATGTTATTGAGCGCATATCCTCAAAAAGATGCAGAAGTAAACTTTACACATGCTGCCAAGCAAGCCTATATTGCATTTGGGTTGGCAATTGCAGCTGCGGCTTATGAAGGAGTTGATGCAACACCAATGGAAGGTTTTGATGCCGATGCTGTTGATGAAATTTTAGGACTAAGAGCAAAAGGACTTAGAAGTGCTATTTTGTTGCCTATCGGATATCGTGATGCGGAGAATGATTGGTTAGCTCCTTTAGTAAAAGTAAGAAAAAGCACTGATGATTTGGTTACTGTAATTGAGTAG
- a CDS encoding GbsR/MarR family transcriptional regulator, whose protein sequence is MIENVCKEKMRLVEKLGVHLEKREHLAPVAARILAYIILTGKKGTTFEEMVSILCASKSTISTHLNHLQDLEKIVYFTKTGDRKKYFIINQNMIVQHIDDMTQEWNQIRELHLEIKNYKETLNTKKIESEYEKFNLTFHNDYIQFLDQASNAIKELRNKLTEKNNPL, encoded by the coding sequence ATGATAGAAAACGTTTGTAAAGAAAAAATGAGACTGGTTGAAAAACTAGGAGTTCATTTAGAAAAAAGAGAACATTTAGCTCCTGTGGCTGCAAGAATATTGGCTTATATAATTCTAACAGGAAAAAAAGGAACCACTTTTGAAGAAATGGTTTCCATTTTATGTGCCAGTAAAAGCACTATCTCTACACACTTAAATCATTTACAAGATTTAGAAAAGATTGTGTACTTCACCAAAACAGGAGATCGTAAAAAATACTTTATCATCAATCAAAATATGATTGTACAACATATAGATGATATGACTCAAGAATGGAATCAAATACGAGAATTACATTTAGAGATTAAAAACTATAAAGAGACTTTAAATACTAAAAAAATAGAAAGTGAATACGAAAAATTCAACCTCACTTTCCACAATGATTATATACAGTTTTTAGATCAAGCTAGTAATGCTATAAAAGAATTAAGAAACAAATTAACCGAAAAAAACAATCCCCTTTAA
- a CDS encoding iron-containing alcohol dehydrogenase: MNNFEYMNPTKILFGKNQIENISKEMPNKAKVLLLYGGGSIKKNGIYEKVIAALEGFEVVEFGGIPANPEYAVLMEALTIIKEQNITFLLAVGGGSVIDGTKFLSSAALFKGDTPWDILTQNIRTSKGMPFGTVLTLPATGSEMNSGAVITRAETKEKLGMGGPGLFPQFSVLDPTVIQSIPKRQLANGITDAFTHVLEQYMTYPIDARLQDRIAEGILQTLIEIAPTIIKDPTDYKAASDFMWSCTMALNGLIQKGVPTDWSIHAIGHELTALYGIDHARTLAVILPSHYQYNFEAKKEKLAQYAERVWNITEGTLDQKAKAAIVKTEMFFNELGIDTKLSDYTNDYMGTAQEIVRRFTARGWNGLGEHKNLTPSDVEKIVTMSY; this comes from the coding sequence ATGAACAACTTTGAATATATGAACCCTACTAAAATATTATTTGGTAAAAATCAAATAGAAAACATTAGTAAAGAAATGCCAAACAAGGCAAAAGTATTGTTGCTTTATGGTGGTGGTAGTATCAAGAAAAACGGCATTTACGAAAAAGTAATAGCTGCTTTAGAAGGTTTTGAAGTAGTAGAGTTTGGAGGTATTCCTGCCAATCCAGAATACGCTGTTTTAATGGAGGCTTTAACTATTATTAAAGAACAAAATATCACTTTTTTATTAGCTGTAGGTGGTGGTTCTGTTATTGATGGAACTAAATTTCTATCTTCTGCAGCTTTGTTTAAAGGAGATACTCCTTGGGATATTTTAACTCAAAATATAAGAACATCCAAAGGAATGCCTTTTGGAACGGTATTAACCTTACCCGCAACAGGATCTGAAATGAATTCTGGTGCAGTAATTACTAGAGCAGAAACCAAAGAAAAACTAGGTATGGGAGGGCCTGGTTTGTTTCCTCAATTTTCAGTTTTAGATCCTACAGTAATTCAATCCATCCCTAAAAGACAATTGGCCAATGGAATTACCGATGCTTTTACACATGTGTTAGAACAATACATGACCTACCCTATTGATGCACGGTTACAAGATAGAATTGCTGAAGGAATTTTACAAACATTGATTGAAATTGCTCCAACAATCATTAAAGATCCTACGGATTATAAAGCAGCTTCAGATTTTATGTGGAGTTGTACCATGGCCTTAAATGGATTGATTCAAAAAGGAGTTCCAACAGATTGGTCTATACATGCTATTGGACATGAATTAACAGCTTTATATGGTATAGACCATGCTAGAACTTTAGCAGTTATTCTCCCTAGTCACTACCAATACAATTTTGAAGCTAAAAAAGAAAAATTAGCCCAATATGCAGAGCGAGTATGGAACATTACCGAAGGTACTTTAGACCAAAAAGCCAAAGCCGCAATTGTAAAAACAGAAATGTTTTTTAACGAATTAGGTATTGATACCAAATTATCTGATTACACCAATGATTATATGGGAACTGCCCAAGAAATTGTAAGAAGATTTACAGCTAGAGGTTGGAATGGCTTAGGAGAACATAAAAATTTAACCCCTTCTGATGTTGAAAAAATAGTAACAATGTCTTATTAA
- a CDS encoding EF-hand domain-containing protein — MKTLKLAFAVVAMVASVSTFAQEEKKQKPSPEKAFKRFDANEDGKITKDELEGKKILNRFDKLDKDSDGSISLEEFTAAMSKGKGKGKGDKPKKVKEQHSDDMDDNDGGEE; from the coding sequence ATGAAAACATTAAAATTAGCTTTCGCTGTAGTTGCAATGGTTGCCTCAGTAAGTACTTTTGCTCAAGAAGAGAAAAAACAAAAACCATCTCCTGAAAAAGCATTTAAAAGATTTGATGCTAACGAAGATGGTAAAATTACCAAAGACGAATTAGAGGGTAAAAAAATCTTAAACAGATTTGATAAACTAGATAAGGATTCTGATGGTTCTATTTCTTTAGAAGAGTTTACAGCTGCAATGTCTAAAGGAAAGGGTAAAGGAAAAGGAGATAAGCCTAAAAAAGTAAAAGAACAACATTCTGATGACATGGATGATAATGATGGAGGAGAAGAATAG
- the hxpB gene encoding hexitol phosphatase HxpB: MKYNTFIFDMDGVMIDSEPFWQQAQINVLAKLGVSITAKDCEETTMGKRIDLLAETWCDLFSIEIPPNKLADHILDQVVYNILDNGQAMKGLVDLLKYLKKENYNIGLATSSSWKIIDAVLHKLNVKKYFDVICSADDEIYGKPNPAVYLTAMNKLNATPNNCIILEDSVTGMIAAKASMAYTIVLTSNLDNPSFSIANQKCDSLFKVKEFLDTL; the protein is encoded by the coding sequence ATGAAATACAACACCTTTATTTTTGATATGGATGGCGTTATGATTGACTCTGAACCCTTTTGGCAACAAGCACAAATAAATGTTTTAGCCAAACTAGGAGTAAGCATTACCGCTAAAGATTGTGAGGAAACAACCATGGGGAAAAGAATAGATTTGCTAGCAGAAACATGGTGTGATTTATTTAGTATAGAGATTCCACCTAATAAATTAGCAGATCATATTTTAGATCAAGTGGTTTATAATATTTTGGACAATGGACAAGCAATGAAAGGACTAGTTGATTTGCTAAAATATTTAAAAAAAGAAAATTATAACATAGGGTTAGCTACATCGTCTAGTTGGAAAATTATTGATGCTGTTCTACATAAATTAAACGTGAAAAAATATTTTGATGTTATTTGTAGTGCCGATGATGAAATTTATGGAAAACCAAATCCAGCGGTCTATTTAACAGCAATGAACAAATTAAATGCCACCCCTAATAATTGTATTATTTTAGAAGACTCTGTTACGGGTATGATTGCCGCAAAAGCATCAATGGCTTATACCATTGTTTTAACATCAAACTTAGATAACCCATCTTTTTCTATTGCAAATCAAAAATGTGACTCCTTATTTAAGGTAAAAGAATTTTTAGACACACTATAA